Proteins from one Desulfonema limicola genomic window:
- a CDS encoding MerR family transcriptional regulator has product MKQDYGIGEVTHLTGVTIKQLRYWEDKNFIPKPSRIICGERAYRRYSEELVKIIKTMKKLIDDGMTVSGASMKAQEIIADEAENKKMEEKTDA; this is encoded by the coding sequence ATGAAACAAGATTACGGAATAGGTGAAGTTACTCACCTTACTGGAGTAACAATTAAGCAGTTAAGGTATTGGGAAGATAAAAATTTTATCCCGAAACCTTCCAGAATAATTTGTGGTGAAAGAGCTTATCGCAGATACAGTGAAGAATTAGTAAAAATCATAAAAACTATGAAAAAATTAATTGATGATGGAATGACGGTTTCAGGAGCTTCTATGAAAGCTCAGGAAATCATTGCTGATGAAGCAGAAAATAAAAAAATGGAGGAAAAAACAGATGCGTAA